One window of Manihot esculenta cultivar AM560-2 chromosome 17, M.esculenta_v8, whole genome shotgun sequence genomic DNA carries:
- the LOC110605239 gene encoding katanin p80 WD40 repeat-containing subunit B1 homolog KTN80.1 isoform X3, with translation MCGTLTEMKTEEFVAHSTNVNCLSIGKKACRLFITGGDDHKVNLWAIGKPTSLMTLCGHTSPVESVAFDTAEVLVLAGASTGVIKLWDLEEAKMLRTLTGHSSNCTAAEFHPFGEFFASGSTDTNLKIWDIRKKGCIHTYKGHTRGISTIRFTPDGRWVVSGGFDNVVKVWDLTAGKLIHDFKFHEGHIRSLDFHPLEFLLATGSADGTVKFWDLETFDLIGSTRPEATGVRTITFHPDGRTLFCGLDDSLKVYSWEPVIFHDAIGIGWSTLGDLCINEGKLLGCSHYRNSVAVWVADISLIEPYGVGFVPEESDCAEKKFNISKSDSPVKARTGERSASDLRSISPEYEIKEIKNIYVDSTGGIPVSSQKAGSLSSPNMVLPVDSKEMINPPTEKKSSTIEVTGKASGEALNKSFVVPTVVPRDSAVDNNSSNSGRGTVTFSRTKPGMLLRPAHIWRPSNSKNDVEKLSVALESETSSSVTSEKESAMDLKSQSLHVSEDGIQNSCEENKSTIKSVADKFEKILSPETPTCQENCDESIANSNKGIPSVKIVNGVAVVAGRTRSLVERFERREKFSSEDQSINMASQVAHETNRISNINPGAAKETDIKPPTATSVSSLVMPENDRKPPTAINTSPLVMPETDRKPPTSVNVTPHFMPETDRKPPTSANVPPHFIAEIDRKPSTETNMTTHVIPETDRKPPTATNMPAHAMPETKSKPVIATNMTLGFMPEMGRTPAKGTALTPRAICERDRKPTTTTNVNPRVVPETDRSPPIATEVTPRVIRGMDRAPSMLEEPQISGSEPVCSSYRDISEDLMRTHDVFLSTLKSRLTKLQVVRHFWEQNDIKGAINGLRKLQDPSVQADVISILMEKMEILTLDLFSCLLPVLVGLLESKMERHTSVSLEMLLKLVAVFGPIVRSTISAPPAVGVDLHAEQRLECCKQCFVQLQNIQQILPLVTRRISGKIGSRIESSSSRIIAKARHWKSLPAASLRVLRSPYRPFLATESNSL, from the exons ATGTGCGGTACCTTGACTGAAATGAAAACAGAAGAATTTGTAGCTCATTCCACCAATGTAAATTGCTTAAGTATCGGGAAAAAGGCATGTAGACTTTTTATTACAGGCGGCGATGATCACAAAGTCAATCTTTGGGCAATTGGAAAACCAACTTCTTTAATG ACCTTGTGTGGTCACACAAGCCCAGTTGAATCTGTAGCTTTTGACACAGCAGAAGTTTTGGTTCTTGCTGGAGCTTCCACTGGGGTGATAAAGCTTTGGGATTTGGAAGAAGCAAAAA TGCTTCGCACTCTTACTGGACACAGCTCGAACTGCACTGCAGCTGAGTTTCATCCATTTGGCGAGTTCTTTGCATCTGGTTCAACAGACACAAATCTGAAGATCTGGGATATCAGAAAGAAGGGATGCATTCATACATACAAGGGTCATACTCGAGGCATTAGTACTATTAGATTCACTCCTGACGGTCGCTGGGTGGTTTCTGGTGGATTTGACAATGTTGTAAAG GTATGGGATCTTACTGCTGGAAAGCTTATACATGATTTTAAGTTTCATGAAGGACATATTAGATCCTTAGATTTTCATCCCCTCGAATTTCTCCTGGCCACAG GTTCAGCAGATGGAACTGTGAAGTTCTGGGACTTGGAAACTTTTGACTTGATTGGGTCTACCAGACCAGAG GCCACTGGAGTACGCACAATTACCTTTCATCCCGATGGGAGGACACTTTTTTGTGGATTAGATGATTCTTTGAAG GTTTATTCTTGGGAGCCTGTAATTTTCCATGATGCCATTGGTATTGGGTGGTCTACACTTGGTGACCTCTGCATTAATGAAGGAAAACTTTTGGGTTGCTCGCATTATCGAAATTCTGTGGCAGTTTGGGTAGCAGATATATCG CTTATTGAGCCATATGGAGTTGGTTTTGTACCGGAAGAAAGTGATTGTGCAGAGAAAAAATTTAACATCTCCAAAAGTGATTCTCCTGTTAAAGCAAGGACTGGAGAAAGATCGGCTTCAGATTTACGCTCTATATCTCCTGAGTATGAGATCAAAGAAATAAAGAATATATATGTAGACT CTACTGGTGGAATTCCTGTTTCTTCACAAAAAGCTGGGTCTTTGAGTTCACCAAATATGGTCCTCCCGGTGGATTCCAAGGAGATGATTAATCCACCAACAGAGAAGAAAAGTTCCACAATAGAAGTGACTGGAAAAGCTAGTGGGGAAGCACTTAATAAATCTTTTGTTGTGCCCACTGTTGTACCTCGGGACAGTGCTGTTGATAATAACTCTTCTAATTCTGGAAGGGGAACAGTCACTTTTTCAAGGACAAAACCTGGCATGTTGCTCAGGCCAGCTCATATTTGGAGGCCATCAAATAGCAAGAATGATGTTGAGAAGCTATCAGTAGCTCTTGAATCTGAAACTTCTAGCAGTGTGACGAGTGAAAAAGAGAGTGCAATGGATCTGAAGTCGCAATCTCTGCATGTATCAGAAGATGGGATACAGAATTCCTGTGAGGAAAATAAATCTACTATTAAGAGTGTTGCAGATAagtttgaaaaaattttatccCCAGAGACACCCACGTGTCAGGAAAATT GTGATGAATCCATTGCTAATAGCAATAAAGGGATCCCCTCCGTTAAAATCGTCAATGGAG TTGCTGTTGTAGCGGGCAGGACACGCTCTCTGGTTGAGAGATTTGAAAGACGAGAGAAATTTAGCAGTGAAGATCAATCAATCAATATGGCTTCTCAAGTTGCACATGAAACAAATAGGATATCTAATATCAACCCTGGTGCTGCAAAAGAAACTGATATAAAACCTCCAACAGCAACCAGTGTGAGCTCTCTTGTTATGCCTGAAAATGATAGAAAACCTCCAACAGCAATCAATACAAGCCCTCTTGTTATGCCTGAAACTGATAGAAAGCCTCCCACTTCAGTGAATGTGACACCTCATTTTATGCCTGAAACTGATAGAAAACCTCCCACTTCGGCTAATGTGCCACCACATTTTATAGCTGAAATTGATAGAAAACCTTCCACAGAAACTAATATGACCACTCATGTTATACCTGAAACTGATAGAAAACCTCCCACAGCAACTAATATGCCCGCCCATGCTATGCCTGAAaccaagagtaaacctgtcataGCAACTAATATGACTCTGGGTTTTATGCCTGAAATGGGTAGAACACCTGCTAAAGGAACTGCTTTGACCCCTCGTGCCATATGTGAAAGGGATAGAAAACCAACCACAACTACTAATGTGAATCCTCGAGTCGTACCTGAAACAGATAGATCACCTCCCATAGCAACTGAGGTGACTCCTCGTGTCATACGAGGAATGGATAGAGCACCTTCCATGCTG GAGGAGCCTCAGATTTCTGGCAGCGAACCGGTTTGTTCTAGTTATCGAGATATTAGTGAAGATTTGATGCGAACTCATGATGTATTCTTGAGTACCCTTAAATCCCGCTTGACAAAATTACAG GTAGTTAGACACTTTTGGGAACAGAATGACATTAAGGGTGCTATCAATGGTTTAAGAAAGCTGCAAGATCCTTCT GTGCAAGCAGATGTAATCAGTATCCTTATGGAGAAAATGGAGATTCTTACCTTAGATCTATTTTCTTGCTTACTTCCCGTGCTTGTGGGCTTACTGGAGAGCAAGATGGAAAG GCACACAAGTGTCTCATTGGAGATGCTACTGAAGCTTGTAGCAGTCTTTGGCCCAATAGTACGCTCAACCATTTCTGCTCCTCCAGCTGTTGGTGTTGATCTTCATGCAGAGCAAAG GCTAGAATGTTGCAAGCAATGTTTTGTCCAGCTGCAAAATATCCAACAAATTCTTCCACTAGTTACAAG GCGGATTAGTGGCAAAATCGGCTCTAGAATTGAATCTAGTTCTTCGAGGATCATAGCCAAAGCCCGCCATTGGAAGTCGCTTCCTGCTGCAAGTCTCAGAGTACTGCGCAG TCCATATCGGCCTTTTTTAGCAACAGAATCCAACAGCTTATGA
- the LOC110605239 gene encoding katanin p80 WD40 repeat-containing subunit B1 homolog KTN80.1 isoform X2: MAKRGYKLQEFVAHSTNVNCLSIGKKACRLFITGGDDHKVNLWAIGKPTSLMTLCGHTSPVESVAFDTAEVLVLAGASTGVIKLWDLEEAKMLRTLTGHSSNCTAAEFHPFGEFFASGSTDTNLKIWDIRKKGCIHTYKGHTRGISTIRFTPDGRWVVSGGFDNVVKVWDLTAGKLIHDFKFHEGHIRSLDFHPLEFLLATGSADGTVKFWDLETFDLIGSTRPEATGVRTITFHPDGRTLFCGLDDSLKVYSWEPVIFHDAIGIGWSTLGDLCINEGKLLGCSHYRNSVAVWVADISLIEPYGVGFVPEESDCAEKKFNISKSDSPVKARTGERSASDLRSISPEYEIKEIKNIYVDSTGGIPVSSQKAGSLSSPNMVLPVDSKEMINPPTEKKSSTIEVTGKASGEALNKSFVVPTVVPRDSAVDNNSSNSGRGTVTFSRTKPGMLLRPAHIWRPSNSKNDVEKLSVALESETSSSVTSEKESAMDLKSQSLHVSEDGIQNSCEENKSTIKSVADKFEKILSPETPTCQENCDESIANSNKGIPSVKIVNGVAVVAGRTRSLVERFERREKFSSEDQSINMASQVAHETNRISNINPGAAKETDIKPPTATSVSSLVMPENDRKPPTAINTSPLVMPETDRKPPTSVNVTPHFMPETDRKPPTSANVPPHFIAEIDRKPSTETNMTTHVIPETDRKPPTATNMPAHAMPETKSKPVIATNMTLGFMPEMGRTPAKGTALTPRAICERDRKPTTTTNVNPRVVPETDRSPPIATEVTPRVIRGMDRAPSMLEEPQISGSEPVCSSYRDISEDLMRTHDVFLSTLKSRLTKLQVVRHFWEQNDIKGAINGLRKLQDPSVQADVISILMEKMEILTLDLFSCLLPVLVGLLESKMERHTSVSLEMLLKLVAVFGPIVRSTISAPPAVGVDLHAEQRLECCKQCFVQLQNIQQILPLVTRRISGKIGSRIESSSSRIIAKARHWKSLPAASLRVLRRQYPNCTMQCYSFHVSLGTSQFCHAASYFLAVHIGLF; this comes from the exons ATGGCAAAACGTGGATATAAGCTgc AAGAATTTGTAGCTCATTCCACCAATGTAAATTGCTTAAGTATCGGGAAAAAGGCATGTAGACTTTTTATTACAGGCGGCGATGATCACAAAGTCAATCTTTGGGCAATTGGAAAACCAACTTCTTTAATG ACCTTGTGTGGTCACACAAGCCCAGTTGAATCTGTAGCTTTTGACACAGCAGAAGTTTTGGTTCTTGCTGGAGCTTCCACTGGGGTGATAAAGCTTTGGGATTTGGAAGAAGCAAAAA TGCTTCGCACTCTTACTGGACACAGCTCGAACTGCACTGCAGCTGAGTTTCATCCATTTGGCGAGTTCTTTGCATCTGGTTCAACAGACACAAATCTGAAGATCTGGGATATCAGAAAGAAGGGATGCATTCATACATACAAGGGTCATACTCGAGGCATTAGTACTATTAGATTCACTCCTGACGGTCGCTGGGTGGTTTCTGGTGGATTTGACAATGTTGTAAAG GTATGGGATCTTACTGCTGGAAAGCTTATACATGATTTTAAGTTTCATGAAGGACATATTAGATCCTTAGATTTTCATCCCCTCGAATTTCTCCTGGCCACAG GTTCAGCAGATGGAACTGTGAAGTTCTGGGACTTGGAAACTTTTGACTTGATTGGGTCTACCAGACCAGAG GCCACTGGAGTACGCACAATTACCTTTCATCCCGATGGGAGGACACTTTTTTGTGGATTAGATGATTCTTTGAAG GTTTATTCTTGGGAGCCTGTAATTTTCCATGATGCCATTGGTATTGGGTGGTCTACACTTGGTGACCTCTGCATTAATGAAGGAAAACTTTTGGGTTGCTCGCATTATCGAAATTCTGTGGCAGTTTGGGTAGCAGATATATCG CTTATTGAGCCATATGGAGTTGGTTTTGTACCGGAAGAAAGTGATTGTGCAGAGAAAAAATTTAACATCTCCAAAAGTGATTCTCCTGTTAAAGCAAGGACTGGAGAAAGATCGGCTTCAGATTTACGCTCTATATCTCCTGAGTATGAGATCAAAGAAATAAAGAATATATATGTAGACT CTACTGGTGGAATTCCTGTTTCTTCACAAAAAGCTGGGTCTTTGAGTTCACCAAATATGGTCCTCCCGGTGGATTCCAAGGAGATGATTAATCCACCAACAGAGAAGAAAAGTTCCACAATAGAAGTGACTGGAAAAGCTAGTGGGGAAGCACTTAATAAATCTTTTGTTGTGCCCACTGTTGTACCTCGGGACAGTGCTGTTGATAATAACTCTTCTAATTCTGGAAGGGGAACAGTCACTTTTTCAAGGACAAAACCTGGCATGTTGCTCAGGCCAGCTCATATTTGGAGGCCATCAAATAGCAAGAATGATGTTGAGAAGCTATCAGTAGCTCTTGAATCTGAAACTTCTAGCAGTGTGACGAGTGAAAAAGAGAGTGCAATGGATCTGAAGTCGCAATCTCTGCATGTATCAGAAGATGGGATACAGAATTCCTGTGAGGAAAATAAATCTACTATTAAGAGTGTTGCAGATAagtttgaaaaaattttatccCCAGAGACACCCACGTGTCAGGAAAATT GTGATGAATCCATTGCTAATAGCAATAAAGGGATCCCCTCCGTTAAAATCGTCAATGGAG TTGCTGTTGTAGCGGGCAGGACACGCTCTCTGGTTGAGAGATTTGAAAGACGAGAGAAATTTAGCAGTGAAGATCAATCAATCAATATGGCTTCTCAAGTTGCACATGAAACAAATAGGATATCTAATATCAACCCTGGTGCTGCAAAAGAAACTGATATAAAACCTCCAACAGCAACCAGTGTGAGCTCTCTTGTTATGCCTGAAAATGATAGAAAACCTCCAACAGCAATCAATACAAGCCCTCTTGTTATGCCTGAAACTGATAGAAAGCCTCCCACTTCAGTGAATGTGACACCTCATTTTATGCCTGAAACTGATAGAAAACCTCCCACTTCGGCTAATGTGCCACCACATTTTATAGCTGAAATTGATAGAAAACCTTCCACAGAAACTAATATGACCACTCATGTTATACCTGAAACTGATAGAAAACCTCCCACAGCAACTAATATGCCCGCCCATGCTATGCCTGAAaccaagagtaaacctgtcataGCAACTAATATGACTCTGGGTTTTATGCCTGAAATGGGTAGAACACCTGCTAAAGGAACTGCTTTGACCCCTCGTGCCATATGTGAAAGGGATAGAAAACCAACCACAACTACTAATGTGAATCCTCGAGTCGTACCTGAAACAGATAGATCACCTCCCATAGCAACTGAGGTGACTCCTCGTGTCATACGAGGAATGGATAGAGCACCTTCCATGCTG GAGGAGCCTCAGATTTCTGGCAGCGAACCGGTTTGTTCTAGTTATCGAGATATTAGTGAAGATTTGATGCGAACTCATGATGTATTCTTGAGTACCCTTAAATCCCGCTTGACAAAATTACAG GTAGTTAGACACTTTTGGGAACAGAATGACATTAAGGGTGCTATCAATGGTTTAAGAAAGCTGCAAGATCCTTCT GTGCAAGCAGATGTAATCAGTATCCTTATGGAGAAAATGGAGATTCTTACCTTAGATCTATTTTCTTGCTTACTTCCCGTGCTTGTGGGCTTACTGGAGAGCAAGATGGAAAG GCACACAAGTGTCTCATTGGAGATGCTACTGAAGCTTGTAGCAGTCTTTGGCCCAATAGTACGCTCAACCATTTCTGCTCCTCCAGCTGTTGGTGTTGATCTTCATGCAGAGCAAAG GCTAGAATGTTGCAAGCAATGTTTTGTCCAGCTGCAAAATATCCAACAAATTCTTCCACTAGTTACAAG GCGGATTAGTGGCAAAATCGGCTCTAGAATTGAATCTAGTTCTTCGAGGATCATAGCCAAAGCCCGCCATTGGAAGTCGCTTCCTGCTGCAAGTCTCAGAGTACTGCGCAGGCAATATCCTAACTGCACTATGCAATGCTATTCCTTCCACGTGTCATTGGGCACCTCACAATTTTGTCATGCTGCTTCTTACTTTTTGGCAGTCCATATCGGCCTTTTTTAG
- the LOC110605239 gene encoding katanin p80 WD40 repeat-containing subunit B1 homolog KTN80.1 isoform X1, with the protein MCGTLTEMKTEEFVAHSTNVNCLSIGKKACRLFITGGDDHKVNLWAIGKPTSLMTLCGHTSPVESVAFDTAEVLVLAGASTGVIKLWDLEEAKMLRTLTGHSSNCTAAEFHPFGEFFASGSTDTNLKIWDIRKKGCIHTYKGHTRGISTIRFTPDGRWVVSGGFDNVVKVWDLTAGKLIHDFKFHEGHIRSLDFHPLEFLLATGSADGTVKFWDLETFDLIGSTRPEATGVRTITFHPDGRTLFCGLDDSLKVYSWEPVIFHDAIGIGWSTLGDLCINEGKLLGCSHYRNSVAVWVADISLIEPYGVGFVPEESDCAEKKFNISKSDSPVKARTGERSASDLRSISPEYEIKEIKNIYVDSTGGIPVSSQKAGSLSSPNMVLPVDSKEMINPPTEKKSSTIEVTGKASGEALNKSFVVPTVVPRDSAVDNNSSNSGRGTVTFSRTKPGMLLRPAHIWRPSNSKNDVEKLSVALESETSSSVTSEKESAMDLKSQSLHVSEDGIQNSCEENKSTIKSVADKFEKILSPETPTCQENCDESIANSNKGIPSVKIVNGVAVVAGRTRSLVERFERREKFSSEDQSINMASQVAHETNRISNINPGAAKETDIKPPTATSVSSLVMPENDRKPPTAINTSPLVMPETDRKPPTSVNVTPHFMPETDRKPPTSANVPPHFIAEIDRKPSTETNMTTHVIPETDRKPPTATNMPAHAMPETKSKPVIATNMTLGFMPEMGRTPAKGTALTPRAICERDRKPTTTTNVNPRVVPETDRSPPIATEVTPRVIRGMDRAPSMLEEPQISGSEPVCSSYRDISEDLMRTHDVFLSTLKSRLTKLQVVRHFWEQNDIKGAINGLRKLQDPSVQADVISILMEKMEILTLDLFSCLLPVLVGLLESKMERHTSVSLEMLLKLVAVFGPIVRSTISAPPAVGVDLHAEQRLECCKQCFVQLQNIQQILPLVTRRISGKIGSRIESSSSRIIAKARHWKSLPAASLRVLRRQYPNCTMQCYSFHVSLGTSQFCHAASYFLAVHIGLF; encoded by the exons ATGTGCGGTACCTTGACTGAAATGAAAACAGAAGAATTTGTAGCTCATTCCACCAATGTAAATTGCTTAAGTATCGGGAAAAAGGCATGTAGACTTTTTATTACAGGCGGCGATGATCACAAAGTCAATCTTTGGGCAATTGGAAAACCAACTTCTTTAATG ACCTTGTGTGGTCACACAAGCCCAGTTGAATCTGTAGCTTTTGACACAGCAGAAGTTTTGGTTCTTGCTGGAGCTTCCACTGGGGTGATAAAGCTTTGGGATTTGGAAGAAGCAAAAA TGCTTCGCACTCTTACTGGACACAGCTCGAACTGCACTGCAGCTGAGTTTCATCCATTTGGCGAGTTCTTTGCATCTGGTTCAACAGACACAAATCTGAAGATCTGGGATATCAGAAAGAAGGGATGCATTCATACATACAAGGGTCATACTCGAGGCATTAGTACTATTAGATTCACTCCTGACGGTCGCTGGGTGGTTTCTGGTGGATTTGACAATGTTGTAAAG GTATGGGATCTTACTGCTGGAAAGCTTATACATGATTTTAAGTTTCATGAAGGACATATTAGATCCTTAGATTTTCATCCCCTCGAATTTCTCCTGGCCACAG GTTCAGCAGATGGAACTGTGAAGTTCTGGGACTTGGAAACTTTTGACTTGATTGGGTCTACCAGACCAGAG GCCACTGGAGTACGCACAATTACCTTTCATCCCGATGGGAGGACACTTTTTTGTGGATTAGATGATTCTTTGAAG GTTTATTCTTGGGAGCCTGTAATTTTCCATGATGCCATTGGTATTGGGTGGTCTACACTTGGTGACCTCTGCATTAATGAAGGAAAACTTTTGGGTTGCTCGCATTATCGAAATTCTGTGGCAGTTTGGGTAGCAGATATATCG CTTATTGAGCCATATGGAGTTGGTTTTGTACCGGAAGAAAGTGATTGTGCAGAGAAAAAATTTAACATCTCCAAAAGTGATTCTCCTGTTAAAGCAAGGACTGGAGAAAGATCGGCTTCAGATTTACGCTCTATATCTCCTGAGTATGAGATCAAAGAAATAAAGAATATATATGTAGACT CTACTGGTGGAATTCCTGTTTCTTCACAAAAAGCTGGGTCTTTGAGTTCACCAAATATGGTCCTCCCGGTGGATTCCAAGGAGATGATTAATCCACCAACAGAGAAGAAAAGTTCCACAATAGAAGTGACTGGAAAAGCTAGTGGGGAAGCACTTAATAAATCTTTTGTTGTGCCCACTGTTGTACCTCGGGACAGTGCTGTTGATAATAACTCTTCTAATTCTGGAAGGGGAACAGTCACTTTTTCAAGGACAAAACCTGGCATGTTGCTCAGGCCAGCTCATATTTGGAGGCCATCAAATAGCAAGAATGATGTTGAGAAGCTATCAGTAGCTCTTGAATCTGAAACTTCTAGCAGTGTGACGAGTGAAAAAGAGAGTGCAATGGATCTGAAGTCGCAATCTCTGCATGTATCAGAAGATGGGATACAGAATTCCTGTGAGGAAAATAAATCTACTATTAAGAGTGTTGCAGATAagtttgaaaaaattttatccCCAGAGACACCCACGTGTCAGGAAAATT GTGATGAATCCATTGCTAATAGCAATAAAGGGATCCCCTCCGTTAAAATCGTCAATGGAG TTGCTGTTGTAGCGGGCAGGACACGCTCTCTGGTTGAGAGATTTGAAAGACGAGAGAAATTTAGCAGTGAAGATCAATCAATCAATATGGCTTCTCAAGTTGCACATGAAACAAATAGGATATCTAATATCAACCCTGGTGCTGCAAAAGAAACTGATATAAAACCTCCAACAGCAACCAGTGTGAGCTCTCTTGTTATGCCTGAAAATGATAGAAAACCTCCAACAGCAATCAATACAAGCCCTCTTGTTATGCCTGAAACTGATAGAAAGCCTCCCACTTCAGTGAATGTGACACCTCATTTTATGCCTGAAACTGATAGAAAACCTCCCACTTCGGCTAATGTGCCACCACATTTTATAGCTGAAATTGATAGAAAACCTTCCACAGAAACTAATATGACCACTCATGTTATACCTGAAACTGATAGAAAACCTCCCACAGCAACTAATATGCCCGCCCATGCTATGCCTGAAaccaagagtaaacctgtcataGCAACTAATATGACTCTGGGTTTTATGCCTGAAATGGGTAGAACACCTGCTAAAGGAACTGCTTTGACCCCTCGTGCCATATGTGAAAGGGATAGAAAACCAACCACAACTACTAATGTGAATCCTCGAGTCGTACCTGAAACAGATAGATCACCTCCCATAGCAACTGAGGTGACTCCTCGTGTCATACGAGGAATGGATAGAGCACCTTCCATGCTG GAGGAGCCTCAGATTTCTGGCAGCGAACCGGTTTGTTCTAGTTATCGAGATATTAGTGAAGATTTGATGCGAACTCATGATGTATTCTTGAGTACCCTTAAATCCCGCTTGACAAAATTACAG GTAGTTAGACACTTTTGGGAACAGAATGACATTAAGGGTGCTATCAATGGTTTAAGAAAGCTGCAAGATCCTTCT GTGCAAGCAGATGTAATCAGTATCCTTATGGAGAAAATGGAGATTCTTACCTTAGATCTATTTTCTTGCTTACTTCCCGTGCTTGTGGGCTTACTGGAGAGCAAGATGGAAAG GCACACAAGTGTCTCATTGGAGATGCTACTGAAGCTTGTAGCAGTCTTTGGCCCAATAGTACGCTCAACCATTTCTGCTCCTCCAGCTGTTGGTGTTGATCTTCATGCAGAGCAAAG GCTAGAATGTTGCAAGCAATGTTTTGTCCAGCTGCAAAATATCCAACAAATTCTTCCACTAGTTACAAG GCGGATTAGTGGCAAAATCGGCTCTAGAATTGAATCTAGTTCTTCGAGGATCATAGCCAAAGCCCGCCATTGGAAGTCGCTTCCTGCTGCAAGTCTCAGAGTACTGCGCAGGCAATATCCTAACTGCACTATGCAATGCTATTCCTTCCACGTGTCATTGGGCACCTCACAATTTTGTCATGCTGCTTCTTACTTTTTGGCAGTCCATATCGGCCTTTTTTAG